In Antennarius striatus isolate MH-2024 chromosome 10, ASM4005453v1, whole genome shotgun sequence, one DNA window encodes the following:
- the LOC137602886 gene encoding POU domain, class 3, transcription factor 4-like, whose amino-acid sequence MATAASSPYTLLSASPMIHPDSQAMQPASPYRGHQKLLQSDYLQSVQSNGHPLGHQWASSLSEGSPWSSSMEQQDVKPGREDLQLGIIHHRSSHVAHHSPHHNSHGNHPGGAWGTPVSHNSSITSGQQINIYSQTGFTVNGMLDHGGLTPPPNPQGQGMHPGLRDTLSPEHSDLGGHHCHDHSDEETPTSDELEHFAKQFKQRRIKLGFTQADVGLALGTLYGNVFSQTTICRFEALQLSFKNMCKLKPLLNKWLEEADSSTGSASSIDKIAAQGRKRKKRTSIEVSVKGVLETHFLKCPKPSAQEITSLADSLQLEKEVVRVWFCNRRQKEKRMTPPGEPPTHDGPYSHSGSAGDTSSCHDL is encoded by the coding sequence ATGGCCACAGCTGCCTCCAGCCCCTACACCCTGCTCAGCGCCAGTCCCATGATCCACCCGGACAGCCAGGCCATGCAGCCTGCTAGCCCCTACAGAGGACACCAGAAACTTCTCCAAAGTGACTATCTGCAGAGCGTTCAGAGTAACGGACACCCCCTCGGGCACCAGTGGGCCAGCAGCCTATCGGAGGGCAGCCCCTGGTCGTCCTCCATGGAGCAGCAGGACGTGAAACCAGGCCGGGAGGACCTGCAGCTCGGCATCATCCATCACCGCTCCTCGCACGTAGCGCATCACTCCCCTCATCACAACAGCCATGGCAACCATCCTGGGGGAGCCTGGGGGACTCCGGTGTCCCACAACTCCTCCATCACCAGCGGGCAACAGATTAACATCTACTCCCAGACGGGCTTCACTGTCAACGGCATGCTGGACCACGGTGGCCTCACGCCTCCCCCCAACCCGCAGGGCCAAGGGATGCACCCGGGCCTGAGGGACACACTCAGCCCGGAGCACAGCGACCTTGGCGGGCATCACTGCCACGACCATTCCGACGAGGAGACGCCGACTTCTGACGAGCTGGAGCATTTTGCCAAGCAGTTCAAGCAGCGGAGGATCAAGCTGGGTTTTACGCAGGCGGACGTGGGTTTGGCTCTGGGCACGCTGTACGGGAACGTGTTTTCCCAAACCACCATCTGCAGGTTCGAGGCTCTGCAGCTGAGCTTTAAAAACATGTGCAAACTAAAGCCGCTCCTGAACAAGTGGCTGGAGGAGGCGGACTCGTCCACGGGCAGCGCCAGCAGCATAGACAAGATAGCAGctcaggggaggaagaggaagaagaggacgtCCATCGAGGTCAGCGTCAAGGGGGTTCTGGAGACGCACTTTCTCAAGTGTCCCAAGCCATCCGCGCAGGAGATCACCTCTCTGGCGGACTCGTtgcagctggagaaggaggtggtGCGCGTCTGGTTCTGCAACCGGAGGCAGAAGGAGAAGCGCATGACGCCGCCGGGGGAGCCGCCGACGCACGACGGACCGTATTCTCACAGCGGGAGCGCGGGAGACACCTCGTCGTGCCACGATCTCTGA